In the genome of Persephonella sp. KM09-Lau-8, one region contains:
- the ricT gene encoding regulatory iron-sulfur-containing complex subunit RicT, which yields MSVAIDTKTVRIRFLDTHKFSDVENVPEDVQKGDFIVIETEKGEELVLVVGRSVPDPDNPSQYKFLRKATKKDISTFDKHEKEAEKALALCKKLAENLGLKMNLLKSYIPLNRSKIMFYYVSEGRVDFRQLVKELAKRLKMRIEMRQVGVRDGVQMAGAIGVCGQQCCCSVFIDKFDTVNVEMLEEQNLPPTPTKFTGICGRLMCCLAFEVDNYSIRKNLPELESEVEINGKKYIVKDYDFIKETITLTGEDGEIVVYTFDQIDELGLKRELPCDNCGMKNNEVERIELEGNENS from the coding sequence ATGTCTGTTGCTATAGATACAAAAACAGTAAGAATAAGATTTTTAGATACCCATAAATTTAGTGATGTGGAAAATGTCCCTGAAGATGTCCAGAAAGGAGATTTTATTGTAATAGAAACGGAAAAAGGGGAAGAGCTTGTTCTTGTAGTGGGTAGGTCTGTGCCTGACCCTGATAATCCGTCCCAGTATAAATTCCTCAGAAAAGCTACAAAAAAGGATATTTCCACATTTGATAAACATGAAAAAGAAGCAGAAAAAGCACTGGCATTGTGTAAAAAGCTTGCCGAAAATCTGGGACTAAAAATGAACCTGCTTAAATCCTATATTCCTCTAAATCGCTCTAAAATCATGTTTTATTATGTGTCTGAAGGAAGAGTTGATTTCAGACAACTGGTAAAGGAGCTGGCTAAGAGGCTTAAGATGAGAATTGAGATGAGGCAGGTAGGAGTCAGAGATGGTGTCCAGATGGCAGGTGCTATCGGTGTATGCGGACAGCAATGCTGCTGCTCAGTATTTATAGACAAATTTGATACTGTAAATGTTGAGATGCTTGAGGAGCAAAATCTTCCACCTACCCCGACAAAATTCACCGGTATATGTGGCAGGCTAATGTGCTGTCTTGCCTTTGAGGTTGATAACTACTCAATTAGAAAAAATCTGCCTGAGCTTGAATCAGAAGTGGAGATAAACGGTAAAAAATATATCGTGAAGGATTATGATTTTATAAAGGAAACAATCACCTTAACAGGTGAAGATGGAGAGATTGTTGTATATACATTTGACCAGATTGATGAACTTGGATTAAAAAGAGAGCTACCCTGTGATAATTGCGGAATGAAAAACAACGAGGTGGAAAGGATTGAGCTTGAAGGAAATGAAAATTCTTGA
- a CDS encoding DNA polymerase III subunit, protein MKLIGHEDTKHIIRLFLDKDFHSYTFLFEGKDCIGKKLVALQTARAFLCEKGYGFGCGECESCRLVNNTISNIYEGTQLNPHPDLKLISPEKEIKIDQIRQIIDFLKLKSASGKVVIIEKAEKMNKEAANALLKTLEEPPENSMIILTTSNQNAILPTVVSRTKKIRFKPLKKEEILQILQLKTDDQKLLKTLIALADGSLCLPDKILKKPELLKYAKDLFNLLAVQQLHPEGIITLGDVFDKLDIEDINTMLDIVEKITYKKMLKGDISSEFYDKFIKENQELKNAIGKGVKKKLALEGMYFNLKT, encoded by the coding sequence ATGAAACTAATAGGTCATGAAGACACAAAGCATATAATAAGGCTTTTTTTAGATAAGGATTTCCATTCCTATACATTTTTGTTTGAGGGAAAGGATTGTATAGGTAAAAAATTAGTTGCCCTACAGACTGCACGGGCTTTTCTGTGTGAAAAAGGATACGGATTTGGATGTGGTGAGTGTGAGAGCTGCAGGCTGGTTAATAACACAATATCCAATATATACGAAGGCACTCAGCTAAATCCCCATCCTGATTTGAAACTCATATCCCCTGAAAAAGAGATAAAAATAGACCAGATAAGGCAAATTATAGATTTTCTGAAGCTAAAATCTGCCTCAGGTAAGGTGGTAATTATAGAAAAAGCAGAAAAGATGAACAAGGAAGCCGCAAATGCCCTCCTGAAAACCCTTGAAGAACCACCTGAAAACTCCATGATAATTCTTACAACCTCAAATCAGAATGCCATTCTCCCTACAGTAGTTTCAAGAACCAAAAAAATCAGATTTAAACCTCTAAAAAAAGAGGAAATACTCCAGATTCTGCAGCTAAAAACAGATGACCAGAAGCTTTTAAAGACCCTGATAGCACTTGCAGATGGAAGTTTATGCCTTCCTGACAAAATACTAAAAAAACCTGAACTGCTAAAATATGCAAAAGACCTGTTTAATCTGCTTGCTGTCCAGCAGCTACATCCAGAAGGAATAATTACCTTAGGGGATGTTTTTGATAAGCTGGATATTGAGGATATAAACACAATGCTGGACATTGTAGAAAAAATAACATATAAGAAAATGCTTAAAGGAGATATATCCTCAGAATTTTATGATAAATTTATTAAGGAAAATCAAGAACTTAAGAATGCAATTGGTAAAGGAGTTAAGAAAAAACTTGCTCTGGAAGGAATGTATTTTAATCTCAAAACATAA
- the tmk gene encoding dTMP kinase, whose amino-acid sequence MKGYFITFEGVEGAGKSTQAKLLYQYLIDKGKDAILTKEPGGTKTGQKIRQILLEKTDEIFPPVAELMLYEADRNFHIHNLIKPSLQQGKYIICDRFTDSTLAYQGYARGLNINLIKQLNEIATEGIKPDITFLIDIPVEEGLKRIKQIRQADRIEDEDIQFHKRLREGFLKIAENEKDRIVVLDGLETPDNIFKKVIEILKNRNII is encoded by the coding sequence ATGAAAGGTTATTTTATAACATTTGAAGGTGTTGAAGGGGCAGGAAAATCAACACAGGCAAAACTTTTATACCAGTATTTAATAGATAAGGGGAAAGATGCTATCCTGACCAAAGAGCCTGGAGGAACAAAAACAGGCCAGAAAATCCGCCAGATTTTATTGGAAAAAACTGATGAGATATTTCCCCCTGTAGCAGAACTTATGCTTTACGAGGCAGACAGAAATTTTCATATACATAATCTAATTAAACCTTCTTTGCAGCAAGGAAAGTATATAATCTGCGATAGATTTACAGACTCAACTCTGGCATATCAGGGATATGCACGGGGACTAAATATAAACCTGATAAAACAGCTAAATGAGATAGCCACAGAGGGAATAAAACCTGATATAACATTCTTGATAGATATTCCTGTAGAAGAAGGTCTAAAAAGAATTAAGCAGATCCGTCAGGCAGACAGAATAGAGGATGAAGATATACAATTCCACAAAAGACTAAGGGAAGGTTTCCTGAAAATAGCCGAAAATGAAAAAGACAGAATAGTCGTTTTAGATGGCCTTGAAACACCTGACAATATTTTTAAAAAAGTTATAGAGATTTTAAAAAACAGGAATATAATCTAA
- a CDS encoding NifU family protein, which translates to MTQEQKEKVQIDRAKVEEVLEKIRPALRFDGGDVELVDIGEDGTVYVRLMGACHGCAMSLVTLKGGIEMKLKEEIPEVKQVVAVNLDQGFGGF; encoded by the coding sequence ATGACACAAGAACAAAAAGAAAAAGTTCAAATAGATAGGGCAAAAGTGGAAGAGGTTTTAGAAAAAATCAGACCTGCTTTAAGATTTGATGGTGGAGATGTTGAGCTTGTAGATATTGGAGAAGATGGAACTGTTTATGTGAGATTAATGGGTGCCTGCCACGGATGTGCAATGTCTCTGGTTACACTTAAAGGTGGAATTGAGATGAAACTAAAAGAAGAAATTCCTGAAGTAAAGCAGGTTGTAGCTGTAAATCTTGACCAGGGATTTGGTGGATTTTAA
- a CDS encoding glutamine-synthetase adenylyltransferase: protein MGNLSKFETLKKDFLKSLPEEKFKLLEKLSDYSSCITDFIFRHTDQLNYIYSQLDKPLLGREELVKEALEIAKNTNFNQLSEKITFFKLKHFSRIVAKDIYKKHDLLELTEEYSYLADACLEAAYKAAIEKVKSRYGTPIDQNTGKEAEGSIIALGKHGGLDLNYYSDIDIMYIYSEEGKTDKGISNREFFFEVFRNVTQILIRRNIEGQAWIVDLDLRPEGSKGMIAYSLPAIEFYYWTHGRTWERHMLIKARHAAGSQKVSQEFMGIIRPFVYRRSTGAEVLEEIVEIKKLIEEDANKKVQNGIDIKKSKGGIREIEFTIQVFQLLYGGKIPELQEKRTIKALKKLIEFEIIDASSGKLLEEAYYFFRKLEHLLQIKNCVQTQKFYFKDVDEYARKMGFEDTEQFLQKLNDYREKVNQIFENLTPQAEVELTPLQKFILTKQYEEEATEYLSSLGFKKPEWALKIFKNIFFSKLYIELSDNSKEIFFEFIPTLEEHLKNFPDREDFLLNFSKMLINGGMLWVFVSALEQNQKLVEFMLNIAKLSDYISDLMSKDRELLDWAFGIEEVPQTKEDFQKELEIISKEIDFVDRLKKLKKIVEVLVSLRYLSKLDQNDAYSRLRETNEALSNLADFILEQLYQYFEGKEFAIYGLGKLGSREMNIGSDLDLIFVFKDEKSKYQFLKIPQQIVNTLTSYSREGILYNLDLRLRPFGKAGELSPQLSFYENYFRKEARVWERLAWTKARFITGDLSVKQEMDRLIEDFLFSTEINREFINEAIDMRFRLEGLARETPEEIDIKLGKGGTADIEFLIQIYSLKNKKRLTNILEGVEIFKKELIDDYLFLREVETRLRMIKGIGLSKIYKNSPFLYRVAHSFKMEPEQLWEKLINTKKEIREIFLREMKILRES from the coding sequence ATGGGTAATTTATCAAAATTTGAGACACTGAAAAAAGATTTTTTAAAGTCTCTTCCTGAAGAGAAATTCAAGCTTCTTGAAAAACTATCAGATTATTCCTCTTGCATTACCGACTTTATTTTCAGGCATACAGACCAGCTAAATTACATCTATTCTCAGCTTGATAAACCATTACTTGGTAGAGAAGAGCTGGTAAAAGAAGCACTGGAAATAGCGAAAAATACAAATTTTAATCAACTTTCTGAAAAAATAACATTTTTTAAACTGAAGCATTTTTCCCGTATAGTAGCCAAAGACATTTACAAAAAACATGATTTGCTTGAACTGACAGAAGAATACTCATATCTGGCAGATGCCTGTCTGGAAGCTGCATACAAGGCAGCCATTGAAAAAGTAAAAAGCAGATATGGAACACCTATAGACCAGAACACCGGTAAAGAAGCTGAAGGAAGCATAATTGCACTGGGTAAACATGGTGGCTTAGACCTTAACTACTACTCAGATATAGACATTATGTATATTTACTCTGAAGAGGGAAAAACAGATAAAGGTATATCAAACCGGGAATTTTTCTTTGAAGTTTTTAGAAATGTTACCCAGATACTAATTAGAAGAAATATTGAAGGACAGGCATGGATTGTAGACCTTGACCTTAGACCTGAAGGTTCAAAAGGGATGATAGCTTATTCCCTCCCTGCCATTGAGTTTTATTATTGGACACATGGCAGAACATGGGAAAGACATATGCTAATAAAGGCCAGACATGCTGCAGGAAGCCAGAAAGTATCACAGGAATTTATGGGTATCATAAGGCCTTTTGTTTACAGAAGAAGCACAGGTGCAGAAGTACTTGAGGAAATAGTTGAAATCAAAAAGCTAATAGAAGAGGATGCAAACAAAAAGGTTCAAAATGGGATTGATATTAAAAAAAGCAAGGGAGGAATTAGGGAAATTGAGTTTACCATTCAGGTATTCCAGTTGTTATACGGAGGAAAAATCCCTGAGCTTCAAGAAAAAAGAACAATAAAAGCCCTAAAAAAACTGATTGAGTTTGAGATAATAGATGCATCCTCAGGAAAACTACTTGAAGAAGCATACTACTTTTTTAGAAAATTGGAGCACTTATTACAGATAAAAAACTGTGTTCAGACTCAAAAATTCTACTTCAAAGATGTAGATGAGTATGCCAGAAAAATGGGTTTTGAAGATACAGAGCAGTTTTTACAAAAGCTAAATGACTACAGGGAAAAGGTTAACCAGATTTTTGAAAATCTTACTCCACAGGCAGAAGTTGAATTAACCCCGCTGCAAAAATTTATCCTCACAAAGCAGTATGAAGAAGAGGCAACAGAATATCTATCTTCCCTTGGATTTAAAAAACCTGAATGGGCTTTAAAAATCTTCAAAAATATATTTTTCAGCAAGCTGTATATTGAGCTTTCTGATAATTCCAAAGAGATATTCTTTGAGTTTATTCCAACCCTTGAAGAGCATCTGAAAAACTTTCCTGATAGAGAAGATTTCCTATTAAACTTCTCTAAAATGCTTATAAACGGTGGAATGCTATGGGTTTTTGTTTCTGCACTGGAACAAAACCAGAAACTTGTTGAATTTATGCTAAATATTGCAAAGCTATCCGACTATATATCAGACCTTATGTCAAAGGACAGAGAGCTTCTTGACTGGGCATTTGGAATTGAGGAAGTTCCCCAGACTAAAGAGGATTTCCAAAAAGAGCTTGAAATTATTAGCAAAGAGATAGACTTTGTTGATAGACTGAAAAAACTAAAGAAAATTGTTGAGGTATTAGTATCCCTGAGGTATCTATCAAAATTAGACCAGAATGACGCATACAGCCGTTTAAGAGAAACCAATGAAGCATTATCAAATCTGGCTGATTTTATCCTTGAGCAGCTATACCAATACTTTGAAGGAAAAGAATTTGCAATATATGGACTGGGTAAATTAGGCAGTAGAGAGATGAATATTGGCTCAGACCTTGACCTGATATTTGTCTTTAAAGATGAAAAAAGTAAATACCAGTTTCTAAAAATACCTCAACAAATAGTCAACACCCTCACTTCTTATTCCAGAGAAGGCATTCTGTATAATCTGGATTTGAGGCTCAGACCTTTTGGAAAAGCAGGAGAGCTATCTCCTCAGCTGTCCTTCTACGAAAATTACTTTAGAAAGGAAGCACGGGTATGGGAAAGGCTGGCATGGACTAAAGCAAGATTTATCACAGGTGATTTATCTGTAAAACAAGAGATGGACAGGCTTATTGAGGATTTTCTGTTTTCCACAGAAATAAATAGAGAGTTTATTAACGAAGCTATTGATATGAGGTTCAGGCTTGAGGGACTTGCAAGGGAAACTCCAGAGGAGATTGATATAAAACTTGGCAAAGGAGGAACAGCAGATATAGAGTTTCTAATTCAGATTTACTCTCTGAAAAACAAAAAAAGACTTACAAACATTCTGGAAGGGGTAGAGATATTTAAAAAAGAGCTTATAGATGATTACCTCTTCCTTAGGGAAGTGGAAACAAGACTAAGAATGATAAAAGGAATAGGCCTTTCTAAGATATACAAAAATTCTCCGTTTCTATACAGGGTGGCACATTCATTTAAAATGGAACCTGAGCAACTATGGGAAAAACTCATTAATACCAAAAAGGAGATAAGGGAAATATTTTTAAGGGAGATGAAAATTTTAAGGGAAAGTTAA
- a CDS encoding trypsin-like peptidase domain-containing protein: MYYFLILISLVFLFSCESQPEKEIIKKEKVQKEDVVKTLQERISNVIQKATPSIVTILSKSTEKETPIIFKFNEDIPSIENESLGSGFVIKKDSQFLYIVTNNHVIEKAKTITVRFHNGYKTKSIIAGKDAESDIAVLKVQIDPKIANIKPLEIGDPSKLRVGYFVLSAGSPYNVGLTFTLGIVSALHRNLGISAYENYIQTDAAINPGDSGGPLLDLDCKVVGMNTAIIQAGQGLGFALPIDMVMDIANQLIAYGKVQRGWIGVITEKLSNYQKKKLHLNYGVKVIKVFKDSPAYKAGIKAGDIILSVNGKKIRTSAELKNIVLRGKIGETLNIVVFRQGKKLNFNLKIEKLVD, encoded by the coding sequence GTGTATTATTTTTTAATATTAATCTCTCTTGTTTTCCTGTTTTCCTGTGAAAGTCAGCCTGAAAAAGAAATAATAAAGAAAGAGAAAGTCCAAAAAGAAGATGTTGTAAAAACTTTACAGGAAAGGATATCAAATGTTATACAGAAGGCAACTCCCTCAATAGTTACAATACTCTCAAAATCAACAGAAAAGGAAACCCCTATAATTTTTAAATTTAATGAAGACATTCCTTCAATAGAAAATGAATCCCTTGGTTCAGGTTTTGTAATAAAAAAGGACTCCCAGTTTCTATACATAGTTACAAATAATCATGTTATAGAAAAGGCAAAAACAATAACAGTCCGGTTTCACAATGGATATAAAACAAAATCAATCATTGCCGGTAAAGATGCAGAAAGTGATATAGCTGTATTGAAGGTGCAAATTGACCCTAAAATAGCAAATATTAAACCTTTAGAAATAGGAGATCCTTCTAAACTTAGAGTAGGTTATTTTGTTTTATCCGCAGGAAGTCCTTATAACGTGGGGCTTACATTTACACTAGGTATTGTTTCTGCTCTCCATAGAAATCTGGGAATTTCCGCTTATGAGAACTATATACAAACAGATGCTGCGATAAACCCTGGAGACTCTGGAGGACCTTTATTAGACCTTGACTGTAAAGTAGTCGGTATGAATACGGCCATAATACAGGCCGGTCAGGGACTTGGATTTGCACTGCCAATAGATATGGTTATGGATATTGCAAATCAGCTTATAGCCTATGGAAAAGTCCAGAGAGGATGGATAGGGGTTATTACCGAAAAACTCTCCAATTATCAAAAGAAAAAACTCCATCTTAATTATGGCGTAAAAGTAATCAAAGTTTTCAAAGACTCCCCTGCATATAAGGCTGGTATTAAAGCTGGTGATATTATCCTTTCAGTTAACGGTAAAAAAATCAGAACTTCTGCCGAACTTAAAAATATAGTGCTCAGAGGAAAGATAGGAGAAACCCTTAATATAGTAGTGTTCCGGCAAGGAAAGAAATTAAATTTCAATCTCAAAATAGAAAAACTTGTTGATTAA
- a CDS encoding RNA polymerase sigma factor RpoD/SigA: protein MRKFTYEEGITYYLKSISKIPLLTPEEEKEVARRAKEGDKEALEKLIKSNLRFVVNVAKNYSGYGIPFQELISAGNIGLIEAAKRFDPDRGVRFISYAIWWIKQSILQTIQNQKDVIKIPQKTQNLSMKIDTAYLELKEKLNREPKYSEIKNYLKEKEDLDVDEETIESYLLIKRHSVSLDTPVDMEEGTFFIDLVSKHSTKDIEEDVVQEAIEKEIDYILSHLNERERYIIIHRFGLHGEEPKTLREIGKALGVSRERVRQIEIRTLKKIRALATKRHLKDLLS from the coding sequence ATGAGAAAGTTTACCTATGAAGAGGGTATCACTTATTATCTGAAATCTATATCTAAAATCCCCCTTTTAACCCCTGAAGAAGAAAAGGAAGTAGCACGCAGGGCAAAAGAGGGCGATAAAGAGGCTCTTGAAAAACTCATAAAATCAAATCTCAGGTTTGTTGTTAATGTGGCCAAGAATTACTCAGGATACGGAATTCCCTTTCAGGAGTTAATATCTGCTGGGAATATAGGTTTGATAGAAGCTGCCAAAAGATTTGACCCAGATAGAGGAGTCAGGTTTATATCCTATGCAATCTGGTGGATAAAGCAGTCTATACTTCAAACAATTCAAAACCAGAAAGATGTTATAAAAATTCCCCAGAAAACACAAAATCTTTCTATGAAAATAGATACAGCCTATCTGGAGTTGAAAGAAAAATTAAATAGAGAGCCAAAATACTCTGAGATAAAAAATTATTTAAAAGAAAAAGAGGATTTAGATGTTGATGAGGAAACAATAGAAAGCTATCTACTTATCAAAAGACATTCTGTATCACTTGACACCCCTGTTGATATGGAAGAGGGGACATTTTTTATTGATCTTGTATCAAAACATAGCACAAAAGATATTGAAGAGGATGTTGTTCAGGAGGCTATAGAAAAAGAGATAGATTATATACTGTCCCATCTTAATGAGAGGGAAAGGTATATTATTATTCACAGGTTCGGCCTTCACGGAGAAGAGCCTAAAACTCTCAGGGAAATAGGGAAAGCCCTTGGTGTTTCAAGGGAAAGGGTCAGACAGATAGAAATTAGAACACTAAAAAAAATAAGAGCGCTTGCCACAAAAAGACATCTTAAGGACTTACTTAGCTAA
- a CDS encoding YqaA family protein has translation MFEALKQWAEEVVADYGYLGIFIISFTESIIQPVPPDPFITGGTAFGLVPVYAALIAAFGSVLGGLVGYFLGKFLGEPIVKKFVSEKHYEKGEILFRKYGIWAVIIAGITPIPFKVICWMAGIFEMPVLGFLLAAFIGRFPRFLFMAFFGQWLGSL, from the coding sequence ATGTTTGAAGCTTTAAAACAGTGGGCAGAAGAAGTTGTTGCTGACTACGGATATTTAGGGATTTTTATCATTTCTTTTACTGAAAGTATTATACAGCCTGTTCCTCCCGATCCTTTTATAACAGGTGGAACGGCTTTCGGTCTTGTTCCTGTGTATGCTGCCTTAATTGCGGCTTTTGGGAGTGTTCTTGGGGGTTTAGTTGGATACTTTCTTGGAAAGTTTTTAGGGGAGCCTATAGTCAAAAAATTTGTGAGTGAAAAACATTATGAAAAAGGAGAAATCCTATTTAGAAAATACGGAATATGGGCTGTTATTATTGCTGGAATAACGCCGATACCCTTTAAAGTTATATGCTGGATGGCTGGAATTTTTGAAATGCCTGTTCTGGGATTTTTACTTGCTGCATTTATTGGAAGATTTCCACGATTTTTATTTATGGCATTTTTTGGGCAGTGGCTTGGAAGCCTATGA
- a CDS encoding Uma2 family endonuclease produces the protein MATKLREKPKKPESFKYRFKVKDLEKMYEAGIFNPEEKIELIYGEVIRLSPIGLKHAIVVNNLVDILSDLLKETNLKSKYILSVQNPVFLSQENLVQPDVAIVSREFAKEKQHPKPKYIEVLIEVSDTTLEKDRKIKLPLYAKYEIKQVWIVDLIQNQIEVYTKPYKDEYLNVQIFPMDKEISIFNKNIKVKDILDV, from the coding sequence ATGGCTACAAAATTAAGAGAAAAACCTAAAAAACCAGAAAGTTTTAAGTATAGGTTTAAGGTTAAAGATTTGGAAAAAATGTATGAAGCAGGAATTTTCAACCCTGAAGAAAAAATTGAGCTTATATATGGAGAGGTAATCAGATTGAGCCCTATTGGTTTAAAACATGCAATAGTAGTTAACAATTTGGTAGATATACTTAGCGATTTATTAAAAGAAACAAATTTGAAATCAAAATATATTTTAAGTGTTCAAAATCCAGTTTTTTTATCACAAGAAAACTTAGTTCAGCCTGATGTGGCAATAGTAAGTAGAGAATTTGCAAAAGAAAAACAACATCCAAAACCAAAATATATAGAAGTATTAATAGAGGTTTCTGATACAACTTTAGAAAAGGATAGAAAAATAAAATTGCCCCTTTATGCTAAATACGAAATAAAACAGGTATGGATAGTCGATTTAATTCAAAATCAAATAGAAGTTTATACAAAGCCTTACAAAGATGAATATTTAAACGTCCAAATATTTCCTATGGATAAGGAAATTTCTATTTTTAATAAAAACATAAAAGTAAAGGATATACTGGATGTTTGA
- a CDS encoding AbrB/MazE/SpoVT family DNA-binding domain-containing protein has translation MFIAKITKKGQITIPAEIRRKLKTNIVEIEEKNGEIVIKPVKNLAGILQKYAKKRKSIDEILKEEKEAFANAVKAKHSNY, from the coding sequence GTGTTTATAGCAAAGATTACAAAAAAAGGTCAGATTACTATCCCTGCAGAAATTCGTAGAAAACTAAAAACAAATATAGTAGAAATAGAAGAAAAAAATGGGGAAATAGTTATAAAACCCGTTAAAAATCTTGCTGGAATTTTACAAAAATATGCAAAAAAAAGAAAAAGTATTGATGAAATTTTAAAAGAAGAAAAAGAGGCTTTTGCAAATGCAGTTAAAGCAAAACACAGTAATTATTGA
- a CDS encoding type II toxin-antitoxin system VapC family toxin: protein MQLKQNTVIIDANIVLRYLLKDDEDLFKQANKIFEEIFAGKKTVYILQSVIAEIVYVLKGVYDVDKEEIAEVLTELLKSKNIKTQDKQTVIDALNLYANKNLDFVDCLICAYRDNYSVLTFDKKLNKCIKEKG from the coding sequence ATGCAGTTAAAGCAAAACACAGTAATTATTGATGCTAATATTGTCTTGAGATATTTACTGAAAGATGATGAAGATTTATTCAAACAAGCGAATAAAATTTTTGAAGAAATTTTTGCTGGTAAAAAGACGGTATATATATTGCAATCTGTTATAGCTGAAATTGTATATGTTCTCAAAGGAGTTTACGATGTTGATAAAGAAGAAATAGCTGAAGTCCTAACAGAATTATTAAAAAGTAAAAATATAAAAACTCAGGATAAACAAACCGTTATAGATGCCCTCAATTTATATGCAAACAAAAATTTAGATTTTGTGGATTGTTTAATCTGTGCTTATAGGGATAACTATTCGGTTTTAACCTTTGATAAAAAATTAAATAAATGCATAAAAGAGAAGGGATAA
- the tyrS gene encoding tyrosine--tRNA ligase: MIEFHGLSPEEQLKIIKKGVIEIINEDELLEKLKEGRPLIVKAGFDPTAPDLHLGHTVLLQKLRTFQQLGHTVYFIIGDFTAMIGDPSGRDKTRPPLTREQVLENAKTYKEQVFKVLDPEKTVVVFNSEWLGDMTAEDLIRLTAKYTVARMLERDDFKKRFKENRPIAIHEFIYPLLQAYDSVAIKADVELGGSDQRFNLLIGRDIQKEYGIEKPQVAILLPLLVGTDGVRKMSKSYGNYIGITEPPEEMFGKIMSIPDELMWDYWELLTDLTVEEIEKMKKDVEAGILHPMEVKKQLAMYIVTRFHDEDAAIRAKEHFERVHSKRELPEEMPEPEVIIATEEKKIPIYELVYKVGFAPSKSEARRLIKGGAVKIDGNKITDPYAEIDLNSEFVLQVGKRKFARIKPENIKIEA; this comes from the coding sequence TTGATAGAATTTCATGGTTTATCCCCAGAAGAGCAGCTAAAAATAATAAAAAAAGGTGTTATTGAGATAATAAACGAAGATGAACTTCTTGAAAAACTAAAAGAAGGAAGACCTCTTATCGTAAAGGCAGGTTTTGACCCTACAGCACCAGATCTGCATCTTGGGCATACAGTTCTACTGCAAAAACTTAGAACTTTTCAGCAGCTTGGACATACTGTTTATTTCATAATCGGTGATTTTACTGCAATGATAGGTGACCCTTCAGGAAGAGACAAAACAAGACCACCTTTAACGAGAGAGCAGGTTTTAGAAAATGCAAAAACGTATAAAGAGCAGGTTTTTAAGGTTTTAGACCCAGAAAAAACTGTGGTTGTTTTCAACAGTGAATGGCTGGGGGATATGACAGCAGAAGACCTTATCAGGCTCACAGCAAAATACACTGTTGCAAGAATGCTTGAAAGGGACGATTTCAAAAAAAGATTTAAAGAAAACAGACCAATTGCAATACATGAGTTTATTTATCCTCTCCTACAGGCTTATGACTCTGTTGCAATAAAAGCAGATGTTGAGCTTGGAGGTTCAGACCAGAGATTTAACCTTCTAATTGGAAGAGATATTCAAAAGGAATACGGCATAGAAAAACCACAGGTGGCAATTCTACTTCCTCTCCTTGTTGGAACTGACGGCGTCAGAAAAATGAGCAAATCTTACGGAAACTACATCGGTATAACAGAGCCACCTGAGGAGATGTTTGGGAAAATAATGTCTATTCCAGATGAGCTTATGTGGGATTACTGGGAACTGCTAACAGACCTTACAGTTGAAGAGATAGAAAAGATGAAAAAGGATGTTGAAGCAGGCATTCTTCACCCAATGGAAGTTAAAAAACAGCTTGCTATGTATATAGTAACCAGATTTCATGATGAAGATGCTGCTATCAGGGCAAAAGAACATTTTGAAAGGGTTCACTCAAAAAGGGAACTTCCTGAAGAAATGCCTGAACCTGAAGTAATAATAGCAACAGAAGAAAAGAAAATACCAATATACGAGCTTGTTTATAAAGTGGGCTTTGCACCTTCAAAGTCCGAAGCAAGAAGACTAATTAAGGGTGGAGCTGTAAAAATAGATGGAAATAAAATAACAGACCCTTATGCAGAGATAGACCTGAACTCTGAATTTGTATTGCAGGTTGGAAAAAGAAAATTTGCCAGAATAAAACCAGAAAATATAAAAATAGAAGCTTAA